In one window of Streptomyces roseofulvus DNA:
- a CDS encoding diacylglycerol/lipid kinase family protein: protein MDGAVRWRGEGEAAGAVRDLARWALGAAAGAVLVLLLAVGSGGFLVLASGLVGLAAGAAGLWWVAAHRGALRVAGGVLAIGAPVGVLVLYVVGGLWLFALAALALWVVALGCAREALRRPGEVVDVPAPARPGARPRQAVLFMNPKSGGGKVGRFGLVAKAERLGARVVLLDPSAPVDVTALARKAVADGADLLGVAGGDGTQALVAAVAAEHDLPFLVVSAGTRNHFAMDLGLDRNDPAAGLDALTDGEELRVDLGTVSGRPFVNTVSFGVYADVVQRPEYRDAKAETAFDALPDLLRGGQGDRLDATVDGTRLPGRQAILVSNNPYAAPDLFSAATGHRTRLDGGRLGVIGIRVDSAAHAADLVVRGTQSAALDVLTAFRVEVHGTVTAAGVRKPEGTVAVAVDGEALVLPTPVVCELRPRALRVLVPRARPGVVPPPPPLDWRRIIRLAFPEQYGSGPAHRPEPAEDPYRSGA from the coding sequence GTGGACGGGGCCGTGCGGTGGCGGGGCGAAGGCGAGGCGGCGGGAGCCGTGCGGGATCTGGCGCGATGGGCGCTGGGGGCCGCGGCGGGGGCGGTGCTGGTGCTCCTGCTGGCCGTGGGCAGTGGCGGGTTCCTGGTGCTGGCCAGCGGGCTCGTCGGGCTCGCGGCGGGGGCCGCGGGGCTGTGGTGGGTCGCGGCGCACCGGGGCGCCCTGCGGGTGGCCGGCGGGGTGCTGGCGATCGGCGCGCCGGTCGGCGTGCTCGTCCTGTACGTGGTCGGCGGGCTGTGGCTCTTCGCGCTGGCCGCGCTCGCGCTGTGGGTGGTCGCGCTGGGGTGTGCGCGGGAGGCGCTGCGCAGGCCCGGTGAGGTGGTGGACGTGCCGGCGCCGGCCCGGCCGGGCGCGCGGCCCCGGCAGGCGGTGCTGTTCATGAACCCCAAGTCCGGCGGCGGCAAGGTCGGGCGGTTCGGCCTGGTGGCGAAGGCGGAGCGGCTGGGCGCGCGGGTGGTGCTGCTCGATCCGTCGGCGCCCGTCGACGTCACGGCGCTCGCCCGCAAGGCCGTCGCGGACGGCGCGGACCTGCTCGGGGTGGCCGGCGGCGACGGGACGCAGGCGCTGGTGGCGGCGGTGGCCGCCGAGCACGACCTGCCCTTCCTGGTGGTGTCGGCCGGGACGCGGAACCACTTCGCGATGGACCTCGGCCTCGACCGGAACGATCCGGCGGCCGGCCTGGACGCGCTCACCGACGGCGAGGAGCTCCGCGTCGACCTCGGCACGGTCTCCGGGCGCCCGTTCGTCAACACGGTCTCGTTCGGGGTGTACGCGGACGTGGTGCAGCGCCCGGAGTACCGCGACGCCAAGGCGGAGACCGCCTTCGACGCGCTGCCCGACCTGCTGCGGGGCGGGCAGGGCGACCGGCTCGACGCGACCGTCGACGGCACCCGGCTGCCGGGCCGGCAGGCGATCCTCGTCAGCAACAACCCGTATGCCGCGCCCGACCTGTTCAGCGCGGCCACCGGGCACCGCACCCGGCTCGACGGCGGCCGGCTCGGCGTGATCGGCATCCGGGTGGACAGCGCCGCGCACGCCGCCGACCTGGTCGTACGGGGGACGCAGTCGGCCGCGCTCGACGTCCTGACCGCGTTCCGCGTCGAAGTCCATGGAACCGTCACCGCCGCCGGCGTGCGGAAGCCCGAGGGGACGGTGGCCGTGGCGGTGGACGGGGAGGCGCTCGTCCTGCCCACGCCGGTCGTCTGCGAGCTGCGGCCGCGCGCGCTGCGGGTGCTGGTGCCGCGCGCCCGGCCGGGAGTGGTTCCGCCGCCTCCGCCGTTGGACTGGCGGCGGATCATCCGGCTCGCCTTTCCCGAGCAGTACGGCTCCGGTCCCGCGCACCGCCCGGAACCGGCCGAGGACCCCTACAGGAGCGGCGCATGA
- a CDS encoding sigma-70 family RNA polymerase sigma factor, giving the protein MDASTVDGGTAGGGTADGTGGGPDADGLARRFDADRGHLRAVAYRMLGSLSEAEDAVQETWFKLSRTDVSGVANLTGWLTTVIGRVCLDMLRSRGSRREDPLEYFVPDPIVHIPGAGDPEHAAELTESVGLALLVVLETLSPAERLAFVLHDMFAVSFDEIAPIVDRTPAAARQMASRARRRVQDAAPAPGPDPRRQREIADAFLAASQGGDFEGLLAVLDPDAVLRADGGTLLSGVSRLIRGAEEISRQALFYATFRNGALPLVVNGQPAVLSVVDGKPGSLMAFTVVGDRIVELHVLADPERIAALDIPEEALARAVHPD; this is encoded by the coding sequence ATGGACGCGAGCACGGTGGACGGCGGGACAGCCGGCGGCGGCACGGCCGACGGGACCGGCGGCGGCCCGGACGCGGACGGGCTGGCGCGCCGCTTCGACGCCGACCGCGGGCACCTGCGGGCCGTCGCCTACCGCATGCTCGGCTCGCTCAGCGAGGCCGAGGACGCGGTCCAGGAGACCTGGTTCAAGCTCAGCCGCACCGACGTCAGCGGCGTCGCCAACCTCACCGGCTGGCTCACCACGGTCATCGGCCGGGTCTGTCTGGACATGCTGCGCTCGCGCGGCTCCCGCCGTGAGGACCCGCTCGAGTACTTCGTCCCCGACCCGATCGTGCACATCCCCGGCGCCGGCGACCCGGAGCACGCCGCCGAACTGACCGAGTCGGTCGGCCTCGCGCTCCTCGTCGTGCTGGAGACCCTCTCCCCGGCCGAGCGGCTCGCCTTCGTGCTGCACGACATGTTCGCCGTCTCCTTCGACGAGATCGCGCCGATCGTCGACCGTACCCCCGCGGCGGCCCGGCAGATGGCCAGCCGGGCCCGGCGGCGCGTCCAGGACGCCGCCCCGGCGCCCGGCCCGGACCCGCGCCGCCAGCGGGAGATCGCCGACGCCTTCCTCGCCGCCTCGCAGGGCGGCGACTTCGAGGGGCTGCTCGCCGTCCTCGACCCGGACGCGGTGCTGCGCGCCGACGGCGGCACGCTCCTCTCCGGCGTCTCCAGGCTGATCCGCGGCGCCGAGGAGATCAGCCGCCAGGCCCTCTTCTACGCGACCTTCCGCAACGGCGCGCTGCCGCTCGTCGTCAACGGCCAGCCGGCCGTCCTGTCGGTCGTCGACGGCAAGCCGGGCTCGCTCATGGCCTTCACCGTGGTCGGCGACCGGATCGTCGAGCTCCACGTCCTCGCCGACCCGGAGCGGATCGCCGCCCTGGACATCCCGGAGGAGGCCCTGGCCCGCGCCGTCCACCCCGACTGA
- a CDS encoding cation:proton antiporter, translating into MADISRGKDLLIAITMADIAIILVAGSILGWLVRYVRQPPVVGEIIAGIALGPSLLGLLPGDLPSLIFPSEVRPYLSAIAQVGLLVFMFGIGWELDKTLLKGRGSAAAAVSLTSVVVPFSLAIGLAALLYQRHDTVNGEQVSFTAFALFMGAAMSITAFPVLARMLTEHGMLGTRVGTLALASAAIDDVIAWCLLALVAAVVTASGGAGDLAQTVLFSGLYITAMVVFVRPFLSFLMRRWGRDRMTPQLVVALVAGLFLSSYATTWIGIHAIFGAFAFGFIMPSEYRGVFGEEARKPFAGISMVLLPVFFIVTGLNVDIGALSGRDLIELAAIIAVACAGKVIGASMVGKLSGMSWREAGTLGTLMNTRGLTELIILNAGVSLGVLDSRMFTMMVVMALVTTALTGPFLPKPPVRVGKAGLRTRPEAMAGAIS; encoded by the coding sequence ATGGCGGACATCTCGCGCGGCAAAGATCTGCTCATCGCCATCACGATGGCCGATATCGCCATCATCCTTGTCGCGGGATCCATCCTGGGCTGGCTGGTTCGATACGTACGCCAGCCACCCGTCGTCGGCGAGATCATCGCCGGAATCGCCCTGGGACCGAGTCTTCTCGGCCTGTTACCCGGGGACCTGCCCTCCCTGATATTTCCGAGCGAGGTGAGACCCTATCTCTCGGCGATAGCCCAGGTCGGCCTGCTCGTCTTCATGTTCGGCATCGGCTGGGAACTCGACAAGACGCTGCTGAAGGGCCGGGGCAGTGCCGCGGCGGCGGTCTCCCTCACCTCGGTCGTGGTCCCGTTCAGCCTGGCGATCGGACTTGCGGCGCTGCTGTACCAGCGGCACGACACCGTCAACGGAGAACAGGTCTCCTTCACCGCCTTCGCCCTGTTCATGGGTGCGGCGATGTCCATCACCGCATTTCCCGTGCTGGCCCGGATGCTGACCGAACACGGAATGCTGGGAACACGGGTCGGCACCCTCGCACTGGCCAGCGCGGCCATCGACGACGTCATCGCCTGGTGTCTGCTCGCCCTGGTCGCGGCGGTCGTGACCGCGTCCGGGGGCGCCGGGGACCTCGCGCAGACGGTGCTGTTCTCCGGGCTCTACATCACGGCGATGGTGGTCTTCGTCCGCCCGTTCCTGTCCTTCCTCATGCGCCGCTGGGGCCGTGACCGCATGACACCGCAGCTCGTCGTCGCCCTCGTCGCCGGCCTCTTCCTGTCCTCCTACGCGACGACCTGGATCGGGATCCACGCGATCTTCGGTGCGTTCGCCTTCGGGTTCATCATGCCCAGCGAGTACCGCGGCGTGTTCGGCGAAGAGGCCAGGAAGCCGTTCGCGGGGATCAGCATGGTGCTGCTGCCGGTCTTCTTCATCGTCACCGGACTGAATGTCGACATCGGGGCGTTGTCCGGACGCGATCTGATCGAACTGGCCGCCATCATCGCCGTCGCCTGCGCCGGCAAGGTGATCGGCGCGTCCATGGTCGGAAAACTGTCCGGAATGTCGTGGCGGGAGGCCGGCACCCTCGGCACCCTCATGAACACCCGCGGCCTCACCGAACTGATCATCCTCAATGCCGGCGTCAGCCTCGGCGTCCTGGACAGCCGGATGTTCACCATGATGGTCGTGATGGCGCTGGTCACGACCGCGCTCACCGGACCCTTCCTCCCGAAGCCCCCGGTACGCGTCGGGAAGGCCGGACTCCGGACCCGCCCGGAGGCGATGGCCGGGGCGATCTCCTAG
- a CDS encoding phosphatase PAP2 family protein: MSDESSGKHEAGADPGARTAERVRLRDRPRAAALTVRAVLHDLRAVDGALYAAVAATPTPALDVGLRRLSNAADHSKISFAVAAGLALVPGRPRRAAVAGAGAIALASATANLLGKRLVRRPRPDREAARVVVGRHVPMPESASFPSGHTASAVAFATAAGVVLPPVAVPLGLLASAVGYSRVHTGVHYPGDVAAGAVLGLASGAVSVAVGASLTRALRRPS; encoded by the coding sequence ATGAGTGACGAGAGCAGCGGCAAGCACGAGGCGGGGGCCGACCCCGGGGCGCGGACGGCGGAGCGGGTGCGGCTGAGGGACCGGCCGCGGGCCGCCGCCCTCACCGTCCGGGCCGTCCTGCACGACCTGCGGGCCGTGGACGGCGCCCTCTACGCGGCGGTGGCCGCCACCCCGACGCCCGCCCTGGACGTGGGCCTGCGCCGGCTGTCGAACGCCGCCGACCACTCCAAGATCTCCTTCGCCGTGGCCGCCGGGCTCGCCCTCGTCCCGGGCCGCCCGCGCCGCGCGGCGGTGGCGGGCGCCGGCGCGATCGCGCTCGCCTCGGCCACCGCGAACCTCCTCGGCAAGCGGCTGGTCCGCCGGCCGCGCCCGGACCGGGAGGCGGCCCGGGTGGTGGTCGGCCGGCACGTCCCGATGCCGGAGTCGGCGTCGTTCCCGTCCGGCCACACCGCCTCGGCGGTCGCCTTCGCCACCGCCGCCGGCGTCGTCCTGCCGCCCGTCGCCGTGCCGCTGGGGCTGCTGGCCTCGGCGGTCGGCTACTCCCGCGTCCACACCGGGGTCCACTACCCCGGCGACGTCGCCGCGGGCGCCGTCCTCGGCCTGGCCAGCGGCGCCGTCTCCGTGGCCGTCGGAGCGTCCCTCACCCGGGCGCTCCGACGGCCGTCCTGA
- a CDS encoding response regulator transcription factor, with product MGINVLISDKMNVSRYALAALLEQGKGLQVIGSVAGDLETIEFADTHHPDVVIFNFDGADSNVLTVAEKITCLPRSRCLLLAESFKRSVVRRAFTGRIAGMVQQSASPYRFFESIHRVHQGERVFDTELTVAVLGNNDCPLSQRQLSVLELLAQGDTLSEIAAQLHISEGTVRNYLLSAVTKLGARNRIDALRIAQEAHWF from the coding sequence ATGGGAATCAACGTACTGATATCCGACAAGATGAACGTGTCCCGCTACGCGCTCGCCGCCCTGCTCGAACAGGGCAAGGGATTACAGGTCATCGGTTCGGTGGCCGGCGATCTGGAGACGATCGAGTTCGCGGACACACACCATCCGGATGTCGTGATCTTCAACTTCGACGGCGCGGACAGCAATGTCCTCACCGTCGCCGAGAAGATCACCTGCCTTCCGAGAAGTCGCTGTCTGCTGCTCGCCGAGTCGTTCAAGCGGTCGGTCGTACGCCGGGCCTTCACCGGCAGAATCGCCGGAATGGTGCAGCAGAGCGCCTCTCCGTATCGCTTCTTCGAATCCATCCACCGGGTGCACCAGGGGGAAAGGGTTTTTGACACGGAATTAACCGTGGCCGTGCTGGGGAACAACGACTGCCCGCTTTCCCAGCGGCAACTCTCCGTACTTGAGCTGCTCGCCCAGGGTGACACGCTCAGTGAGATCGCGGCACAACTGCACATCTCCGAGGGGACCGTGCGGAACTATCTCCTCTCCGCAGTGACGAAGCTGGGCGCGCGGAACCGCATCGACGCCCTGCGCATCGCGCAGGAAGCCCACTGGTTCTGA